Within Candidatus Palauibacter scopulicola, the genomic segment GGGTCCGGTCACGGATCAGTCGGTAGAGGTACTCGTGCGGGAGCCGGGGCTCGCCCGCGGTGTCGGCCGCCCGCCACAGCTCGCGCAGCGGCGCCTCGACCGCGCGGAATGCCTCGGCCTCGGGGATACAGGTATCGGTCACGCGGTTCAGCCCGCGCCGCTCGAGGTCCTTCTCCTGTTCGGCCGTGAGCGCGCGCCAGTCGGGCACGCGCACGTAACGGTCGTGCGCCACGAGGTTGAACAGATCCTCCTCGAGGTTCGCGCCGGTAGCGCAGATCGCATGCACCTTCCCGGCCCGGATCATCTCCGCGAGGGAGAGGCCGAGTTCGGCCGTGCTCATGGCGCCCGCCAGGGTGACGAGCATCTGGCCTCCGCCATCGATCAGATCGCGCCAGGCCCCGGCGGCTGACCGCAGCGCCGCCGCGTTGAAGTGACGGTAGTGACGGTCGATGAAGTCGGTGAGCGTCACGCTCTCCGTCCGGCTGTCGAGGGCGCGCCTGGCGTCCCGGGCACGCTCAGACCTGTACGGTCGCCTGGAACGTCGGCGGCCGGCGGACGTTCGTCGCCTGCTCGAAGGCGTAGGCGAGACGGATGAGCGTGGCCTCGCTCCACGCGCGGCCGCACAGCGACATGCCGACCGGGAGCCCCCGGATGAACCCCATGGGAACGGACATGTTGGGGTAGGCGGCCATGGCCGGCGGCGTGGAGCACCCGCCCCCGCCTCCGCCGGAGGCATCGAGCGGGTCCTGAATGGCGGGGATCCCCGCCGTGATCCCGACGAGCGCGTCCAGTCGGTGTTCGTCCATCGCGCGGTCGATCCCTTCGTCGCGGGAGAGCCGGTGGCTCGCGGCCAGCGCGTCGAGATACCGCTGGTCGGTGAGCGGTCCCCGTTCTTGGGAGCGCACATGCAGTTCCTGCCCGTAGAGCGCGAGTTCGAGGTCGTGGTTCGCCTCGTTGTACTCGATGAGTTCGGCCAGCGACTTGATCGGCGCGTCCGGGCCGAGCGACGCGAGGTACGCGTTCAGATCCGCCTTGAACTCGTGGTACAGCACCTCCATCTCGTACTCGTTGCCGAACCGGAGTTCCTCCGGGAGCGTGACGGGGTCGACGACGGTCGCGCCCTCCGCACGCATGGCGTCGAGCGCCTCCTCGAAGAGGGCGTCGACGCGGCTGTCGAAGCCGGCGTACTCGCGCAGGACGCCGACGCGGGCGCCGTTGAGGCCGGCCGGGTCGAGCGCGCCCGTGTAGTCGGTCAGGAAGTTGCCCGCGCTCGCGGCGGTGAGCGGGTCGCGGGGATCGACGCCGACCATGGTGCCGAGCATGATCGCGGCGTCGCGCACGGTGCGGGCCATGGGGCCGGTGCTGTCCTGGCTGTGGGCGATGGGGATGACTCCGCCCCGGCTGTGGAGGCCGATCGTGGGCTTGATGCCGACGAGGCAGTTGCGCGACGACGGGCCGACGATCGAGCCGTCGGTCTCGGAGCCGATCGTCGCGACCGCAAGGTTGGCCGCGGCCGCCGACCCGGACCCGGAACTCGACCCGCCCGGCGTGCGGTCGAGCGCGTACGGGTTCCTGCAGAAGCCGCCCCGTCCGCCGTCCCACCCGCGCCCGCTCCAGCCCGACGCCCCGAACTCGAAGGACTTCCAGCCCGCCCACTCGCTCATGTTCGCCTTGCCGAGCAGGAGCGCTCCGGCCGCGCGCAGCCCCGCCGCCACGAAGGCATCCTGAGGCGCGATGGACCCGAGGAGCGCCGTCGATCCGGCCGTCGTCGTCATCCCGTCCGCCGTATCGACGTTGTCCTTGAGCAGCAGCGGGATCCCGTGCAGCGGTCCCCTCGGCCCCGAGGCCTGGAACTCGCGGTCGAGTTCGTCGGCGATCTCCAGGGCGTCGGGGTTCGTCTCGAGCACCGCGAACAGGCGTGGTCCCTGCCGATTCAAGGCCTCGATCCGCTCGAGGTACATCTCCGTGATCGATCGGCAGGTGTACTCGCCCGACCGTATGCCCGCGTGGACCTCGTCGATCGTGATCTCTTCGAGCGCGAAGTCCGGGATGTCGGCCGCCGAGGTCTCGTCCCCCGATCCTCCGAGTCCGGAGCCAGGGGCGTCGTCCCGGGGCGCGCAGCCGCCGAGGGAGAGCAGGGCGCCGGCCGCCGCGCCGGCCTGCAGGAAAGTGCGCCGATCCATCTCGGACATGGTTCGTTCCTTCCGGTCTCGAGGGTCCGCCGCGCCGCGGAAACGCCCGGCCCGGCTCCGCGATGGACGCATCATGGACGCCGCTTCCTCCAACGGTCAATGAGTCTGCTCGCCGCGGCCCCGCTTCGGCCCCATTGACGCCCGCCCGCGTCCCGCTCCACCGTCCGGGGTCACCTTTCCGGAAGGAGATGAGGATGAGGGCCACCCTCACACGTCGCGGCCTCCTGACACGCCGCGGCCTCAAGGGGCTTAGCGTCCCGCTCGCCGTCGTGTTCCTCGGCGCGGCCGAGGTGCGCGGACAGTCTGCCCCCGACTTCTCGTCGGTCCGTGACGAGATCCGGCGCGCGCTCGTGGCCTGGGACCAGCCCTCGATGGCCGTCGCCATCGCGCGGGGCGGGGAGGTTCTGTGGGAGGAGGGGTTCGGGTGGGCGGACCGGGAGCGGCGCATCCCCGCCACGGAACACACGATGTACTCGCTCGCCTCGATCTCGAAGCCGATCACGGCGACGGGGCTCATGATCCTCGTGGAACGGGGCCTCGTCGACCTCGACGCGCCGGCCAACGATTACCTGGGCCCGGCGAAGATCGACGGGCGCGCCTGGGACGCGGCGCGCGCGACGGTAAGGCGCGTGGCGAGCCACACGGCCGGGCTCCCCCTCCACTACCAGTTCTTCTACGAGGACGAACCGCACCGCCGGCCGCACATGGACGAGACGATCCGGCGCTACGCCAACCTCGTGACGGCGCCGGACGAACGCTGGAACTACTCGAACCTCGGCTACGGGATCCTCGACTACATCATCGAGCGCGTCTCGGGGCAATCGTACATGGATTTCATGCGCGACGAGGTGTTCCGGCCGCTGGGTCTCACCCGGACATCGGTCGACATCGGCCCGGGACTGGAGGACTTCACGGCGACGCGCTACGCGACGGACCAGAGTCCGATCGCGTTCTACGACTTCGACCATCCCGGCGGCTCCGCCGTGTTCAGCAGCGCGCACGACCTCGTCCGCTTCGGGATGTTCCACCTCGGCCACGACCTCCCCGAACAGCGGAGGATCATCTCGGACGCCTCCATCGAGGCCATGCGGCAGCCGATCCGGGAGAACGCTCCCACCGACGCCTACGGGCTCGGCTGGGTGATGCGGGACCTTCCGGGCGGCCTGCGGCTCCAGCGCCACGGCGGCGGGATGGGCGGCGTCCGCACGGAACTCGCGATCGCCCCGGAGGAGAACGCGGCGGTCGTCGTCCTCTCCAACTCGGCGACGCCGCTCACCGGCTACGTCTCGAACCTCCTCTGGCACACGCTGTTCCCGGACGCCGTGCCGAAGCCGACGCCGCCGGAGGTCCCGGACCCGCACCGGCTGGAGCGCGAGGGGATCCTCGAGGAGGCGGGGGACGGCGCCGCCCCGCTGATCGACTTCGCGCCCATGCCGGAGCTGGCCGGAGACTGGGTGGGCGAGGTGGACACGCACCTCGGGCCGCACCGGCTGGCGCTCGCGATCGACGACGGGGGGCGCGCCCACGTCCAGCTCGGCGACGACCTGTGGACGCTCCTCAACAACGCCCGCTTTGACGGCGAGTACCTGAGAGGCGGCTTCAGGGGCGACATCGGCACCGAGGACGCGAACCGCACCGACCACGTGCTGTCGCTGGAACTGAAGCTCCGAGGCGACGTCCTCAACGGCTCGATGACCGCGATCACGCTCCCGAACGTGCGCCTGGGCAACGCCCTCACGCACTGGGCCGAACTGCGCCGCCGATGAGGATCCGGGTCATGCTCTGGGCGGTCGCGCTCTTCGCGGTCGCGTGCGGGCCGCAGCGCGACGCGGCCGACGCGCCGCCACCGCCGCCGACCGCCGCCCCGACCGAGGCCGAAGCCATCGCCGCCGCGCACCACGAGTATCTCGCGGCGAACTACGAGAAGTCCGAGTACATGGTCGCGATGCGCGACGGGATCGAACTGTACACGCTCGTCTACGAGCCGCGGGACCGCTCGCGCGAATACCCCATCCTCCTCTTCCGCACGCCGTACTCCATCGGCCCCTACGCGTCCGGTGAGTATCGGAACCCGCTCGGGCCGTCACGGGAGTTCGACCTTTCCGGGTACATCTTCGCCTTCCAGGACGTGCGCGGGCAGTTCCGGTCGGAGGGCGAGTTCGAGGTCATCCGCGCCCCCGCACCGGAACCCCGTGGCCCGACCGATACCGACGAGATCACGGACAACTGGGACACGATCGAGTGGCTGCTCGCGAACGTCGACAACCACAACGGACGCGTGGGACAGTGGGGGATCTCCTACCCCGGCTGGCAGACCGTGATGGGGATGGTGGACGCGCACCCGGCGCTCGTGGCATCGTCGCCCCAGGCCTCGCCCTCGGACATGTTCATCGGCGACGACTGGCACCACAACGGGGCCTTCCGGATCATGTACGCCTTCTCGTGGCTGTCCGGGAACGCCCGCCGGCGCGACGGCCCCACCGACACGCGCGGCGCCCGCTTCGACTACGGCACGACCTCCGGCTACGACTTCTTCCTCAACGCCGGTTCCGCCGCCACGGTGGACGAACTCTACTTCCACGGCGACGTGCCGGCGTGGCGCGACTTCATCGAACACCCCAACTACGACGAGTTCTGGCAGCGGCAGAACGCTCTCCGCTACCTGGACGACGTCCGCCCCGCGACGCTGAACGTGGCGGGCTGGTTCGACACCGAGGACTTCTACGGTCCCATGTCCATCTACCGGACCGTCGAAGCGGAGAATCCCGGCCTCGAGAACACGCTCGTCGTCGGCCCCTGGCTGCACGGCGGCTGGGCGCGCATGGACGGCGACTTCCTCGGCTGCATCGCCTTCGACACGAAGACCTCGCACCACTTCCAGCGCGAGTTCCAGTACCCCTTCTTCGAATACCACCTGAAGGACGAGGGGACGTGGGACGCGACGGAGGCGAACGTCTTCCTCACGGGGACGAACGAATGGCGCGCCTACGATTCTTGGCCGCCGGCGGACGTCACCCCGGTGAGCCTGTACCTGGGGCCGGACGGGACGTTGAGCTTCGAGCCGCCGGCGCGAACCGCCGACTCGGGGGCCGGTTCAGGGGCCGACTCGGTCGTGGACTTGCACGCCGACTCATACCTGAGCGACCCGGCGAGTCCGGTGCCGTTCTCCGCCGAGGAACGCACGACGCTCGGCCACCTGTGGAAGGTGGAGGACCAGCGCTTCGCCTCGGAGCGCCCGGATGTCCTCGTCTACCAGTCGGAACCGCTGGAGGAGGACCTCACGATCGCGGGCCCGATCGGAGCCGAGATCTTCGTCTCCACGACGGGGACCGACTCCGACTGGATCGTGAAGCTGATCGACGTCTACCCCGACGACGCCCCGCCCAGCGCGAACTGCGACGTCCCCATGGGCGGCTACCAGATGCACCTCGCGGGCGAGATCATGCGCGGCCGCTTCCGGAACGACTTCGAGAACCCGGAGCCGATGGTGCCGGGTGAGGTGACCCGGATCGAGATCGACCTCCGCGACCGCTTCCACACCTTCAAGGCCGGACACCGGCTCATGGTCC encodes:
- a CDS encoding amidase is translated as MSEMDRRTFLQAGAAAGALLSLGGCAPRDDAPGSGLGGSGDETSAADIPDFALEEITIDEVHAGIRSGEYTCRSITEMYLERIEALNRQGPRLFAVLETNPDALEIADELDREFQASGPRGPLHGIPLLLKDNVDTADGMTTTAGSTALLGSIAPQDAFVAAGLRAAGALLLGKANMSEWAGWKSFEFGASGWSGRGWDGGRGGFCRNPYALDRTPGGSSSGSGSAAAANLAVATIGSETDGSIVGPSSRNCLVGIKPTIGLHSRGGVIPIAHSQDSTGPMARTVRDAAIMLGTMVGVDPRDPLTAASAGNFLTDYTGALDPAGLNGARVGVLREYAGFDSRVDALFEEALDAMRAEGATVVDPVTLPEELRFGNEYEMEVLYHEFKADLNAYLASLGPDAPIKSLAELIEYNEANHDLELALYGQELHVRSQERGPLTDQRYLDALAASHRLSRDEGIDRAMDEHRLDALVGITAGIPAIQDPLDASGGGGGGCSTPPAMAAYPNMSVPMGFIRGLPVGMSLCGRAWSEATLIRLAYAFEQATNVRRPPTFQATVQV
- a CDS encoding serine hydrolase domain-containing protein, with amino-acid sequence MRATLTRRGLLTRRGLKGLSVPLAVVFLGAAEVRGQSAPDFSSVRDEIRRALVAWDQPSMAVAIARGGEVLWEEGFGWADRERRIPATEHTMYSLASISKPITATGLMILVERGLVDLDAPANDYLGPAKIDGRAWDAARATVRRVASHTAGLPLHYQFFYEDEPHRRPHMDETIRRYANLVTAPDERWNYSNLGYGILDYIIERVSGQSYMDFMRDEVFRPLGLTRTSVDIGPGLEDFTATRYATDQSPIAFYDFDHPGGSAVFSSAHDLVRFGMFHLGHDLPEQRRIISDASIEAMRQPIRENAPTDAYGLGWVMRDLPGGLRLQRHGGGMGGVRTELAIAPEENAAVVVLSNSATPLTGYVSNLLWHTLFPDAVPKPTPPEVPDPHRLEREGILEEAGDGAAPLIDFAPMPELAGDWVGEVDTHLGPHRLALAIDDGGRAHVQLGDDLWTLLNNARFDGEYLRGGFRGDIGTEDANRTDHVLSLELKLRGDVLNGSMTAITLPNVRLGNALTHWAELRRR
- a CDS encoding CocE/NonD family hydrolase, which produces MLWAVALFAVACGPQRDAADAPPPPPTAAPTEAEAIAAAHHEYLAANYEKSEYMVAMRDGIELYTLVYEPRDRSREYPILLFRTPYSIGPYASGEYRNPLGPSREFDLSGYIFAFQDVRGQFRSEGEFEVIRAPAPEPRGPTDTDEITDNWDTIEWLLANVDNHNGRVGQWGISYPGWQTVMGMVDAHPALVASSPQASPSDMFIGDDWHHNGAFRIMYAFSWLSGNARRRDGPTDTRGARFDYGTTSGYDFFLNAGSAATVDELYFHGDVPAWRDFIEHPNYDEFWQRQNALRYLDDVRPATLNVAGWFDTEDFYGPMSIYRTVEAENPGLENTLVVGPWLHGGWARMDGDFLGCIAFDTKTSHHFQREFQYPFFEYHLKDEGTWDATEANVFLTGTNEWRAYDSWPPADVTPVSLYLGPDGTLSFEPPARTADSGAGSGADSVVDLHADSYLSDPASPVPFSAEERTTLGHLWKVEDQRFASERPDVLVYQSEPLEEDLTIAGPIGAEIFVSTTGTDSDWIVKLIDVYPDDAPPSANCDVPMGGYQMHLAGEIMRGRFRNDFENPEPMVPGEVTRIEIDLRDRFHTFKAGHRLMVHVQSSWFPAYDRNPQTFVDTYRAAPGDYEAATQAVYRSGDYPSRVILGVLPESP